In Phaseolus vulgaris cultivar G19833 chromosome 3, P. vulgaris v2.0, whole genome shotgun sequence, the sequence gacaactcggagatctggatattgcattttttcttggttcctctcttatctcatggaagtcaaaaaaacagacaaacgttTCAAGATCATCAGCGAAAGCAGAATACCGTGCAATGGCCAATACTtattggagatagtttggttgcgatatctattgcaggatttaaagatgtcatgtaacttgccagctcaacttttttgtgacaatcaagcggcattacatatagcagcaaactcagtatttcatgaacgtagaaaacatattgagatagactgccacattgtgcgagaaaaattacaagctgggataatcagtccttcatatgtaccaACACAATATcagctcgcagatatttttacgaaggcattgggtaaggaacgatttttgacgctacgacacaagttgggggttcttgatcttcacctaccaacttgaggggagtattaaggaaataataattataaaattatatgcaattattgtatgcaatatttgacgatattgtaccaattatatgcaattaatttaataattataaaatctcattattagtatcctaccacctaattagattgtaatttggagagagaaacttCCTATATATTTACTATactgatgtaatatacacataagagaataaaatttttttttctccctaCCAAATAAAATACAGAGTCAAAATAAGCAGATCACGGAGAACAAACCAGTTATTCCAGTTTTTCATCTCAACCAACTTCTGACACCGGGCCATGATTTTCCACAACTCAAGATCAAACCTCGTTCTGTATGCCAATTAGTATAGTGTCTGCACTCTGCACTTCTTCTGGGAGAGGCCCCACACAAAAGCTTTCCACTGCCACAACAAACCACATATCTCAGTCATCAAAACTAGTATCACTTTATATCAGAAAAATGGTCAAAACAGGTAATAGGAAGAGAGACACAGAAAAATTATACGTGCTAATCAGGTGTTTGGGTCATTTGGTGTTCACAAAGAGAAACAGAAAGAAACATCATATGCAAATGAATAAGGTATTGAAGACATGAATAGAAAGTAAAGAAGGGAGTTATGTGAATAAGCAATATACTTTTAAAGTCAATTATTGTGGAGGTGGTTTTGTCATCCAATTCTTAGCCATGATGAGTGAGAACACAGAGATTTGTCAACACAGGGATCAAAGTCAATGGCCACAAAACTACGATCCTCTAAGTTGTAGGCACGAACGTTAAAGATATCTGTGAAATAGATGCAATTCTCTTGGTACCCCGTTATATCTTTAGCAGAAACAGAGAAGCTACAACTTTTACCCAAAACAAAGGCTCTATCTCCCAAGTTTTTGACATCAACCCACGTTCCCCACTCTTCGTCCAACTTATAAACCTTGAAACACACCACCGCAACATCACCGTAGTTCCTTCTTCTGGGAGGCTTTTCGTAGAACCTATCAACAACATACAGACTCCCACATGACTCCACCAAATGCTTCTTGTTCCCAAAGCCACACAAGGGAGGAGAAAACTGCACCAACTTCAAGGAAGAAGTATCAACCCATGAAATGGTACCCCACTTGTCAGTCACATAAAACTGACTCTTGAACACGATAACATCATCGTAGAAGAAGTTTTCGTCATCCAGCAGACTCCATTTCTCGTCCCCATGTTTCATGATCCCCAGCTTCCCCTCCAAAAAGATGCAACAAGCCACGGAATCCTCAACATCAACCCAAGGGGAATTGGGAAAGAACACAACTTTGCTTACAAAGGCAGATAATTGACGGTGAATGGTGTATGATTTGCATAACTCGATGACCCGATAGTCCAACAAGTTCCACAACATGGGAGAACTGGTGCCATGAGGGTACAAGATTTTGTCGGATATTGGACTGAGCAAAGTGAAGGACTGATTCTTTGATTCCTGAACCTTGATCAGCCACCCTTTGGAAGAAGGTGCCAAGGGCTCCAAATTGGAGGCTCCAAGGCTTGGTTCAATAAGAAAGACTGTGGCTTGGCTGAGGAAGGTGTCTATGGATTGGTTCAGGGGCTGAGGAATCTGTATAGGAAAAGAAGGAGAATTGGGGAGAGAGAGAGGGATAGAAGATCGACATGACTCACACACACTGCGAAACCTGACAACATCCATGTGGTTTTCCATAGATTTTCCGATCTTTGGCCATAGATCTATGGGAAGTTCAGACCAATCAACTTTATCATCCATGGCTTAAAATTGAAACACTAGTTTGTGTTGTTGAGTTTGGTGTGTGGGTTGATCTGTGTGGAGGGATTTATCGAAAGGGTTTGGGTCCAAGGAACGAAAGTACGATGAAATGATGCCGAAATCACAGAGAAGACTTTAGGAGGATTTCTAATTTCGTcttcatcaagttcttcatcttAGTCTCACATTTCAGAAGGAAATTAGGAAAGTTACGATGGGAATGATTGACAAAGTCTTTTTCTCATTTCTTACCACTAAACAATCAATAAGTGAAAATGCCACGTGCTGGGAGCTGGTTGGTAGAAATATTAGGGAAATTATCACCAAAACTGCAACCAATCACTACTTcattattctttcttttttaattctttttcttCCTATAACTATCAAATTTAGTGGTTACTACCTctctatttttttagttttattatcttttcttttctgtttttaagtggaattttaacaaaatatttacataCTCTGATTATTGATTATCACAtccttttttattataatttgtatgcattcgttatattatagttattatcTCATTTGGTTTATATACATTTTGCATCAACATCCttgttttttatgtatatattttagttcttatttttttagatttaattatttttttagcttTATATTAAGGATAAATCTcaatatgattttaattatttataaaatgattcaATATTGTCTCTTCTGTTAGATTATTCTTTACAATGTTAAGTGGATGATGAATTCACATCTTTAAAATAGTCACTTTTTAGTTtctacataaaataaataaataaaagttaaaagtaacattgcaaaagataatatttgaataaaaatgtCAAGTGTGATATAAAGATAAATCATTCTTAATATTATGTTAAAGGAAAATCATTGGAAGAATCCTTCATGTTAAGTCATATAGGCTTTGTTTGTATTTGATGACTAaggggagagagagagaaaaaaagaagagaaaaaaatggGGTGGTTTTGATCAAAAGGAAAGAGAGTGaaaataaaggaaaataaatgaaaagttTATAAGTGATGTGATTGAGAACTTGTTTTAATTAATGAAGTTGTAAGATTAGAATTTTGACATtgtgattaaaattaatttgaattaaaatattattcaaaaaattaatttttgtctactttattattttaatctcatttgtttttttttattatttgttatttattaataaaatttataattacaaaataataaattattaaatactataCATGTAATTTTTGGATAATTATGTGTAATTTATTATCTataacttaaaatataaaatacataatttattttctgaaattttgaTAATGTGTAATTTGCAATaatgatatataatttattatctaaagctgattttttttattacaaaataataaagtattaaatttttttatattattatcacACAAAAATGATAGTATTAATTTCATTACTCACTAAACTATTTAATtctgaaatattatttttttatatttgtattattaaatgatatatTATATGTAACCTATATTATTTAGTTGTGAAATTTTGGAAACCAagtatataatttcaattttcatATCATCTAGAAAATAcacttaaaacaaaattaaaatactaaCTTTTTGAACTAACTATATATTcattaattaaaacataaaataattatatatttttttcaagatAGTGTAAAGAACACAGCACATATCACAcataatataaggataaatcaTTCATCGGAAAATTTTTTACGAATCCTACATGATAAATTCATATAATATTTGTCTTAAGCAAAATGCATAAGTTAATTTTGAGAAACCCAATTACCAAACTTCTCTAAATTCTgtcttttttttaagtaataaataaataaaataaaatgaaacatttCAGGGTACCAATCTTTATACACAAAACAAAATCAGTTTTCTTACACCCAACAAGTTAAGAATCCAACAGAACCTATACCACATTACccaaaattacaataaaaaacaaGAAATAGAGTCCTCAATAACATCAATCTACCCATAAAACACACCCTCATGATATACAGAGAACCCAACACTTAAACCATGTTTTTGCCAGTAGTCTGACAAATGTCGAAACCTAATTACCAAAAACACAAAAACCAACCATACCTACAAAAAGAAATCATAGATCAGATAGACTTGTACACAACACTACCTTGCCAGGTGAGGACCCTATGAAACCTGCACAAAACACATAACTACTTCCAAGTCTAGCAAAAACGttaattaaaaaatctaaaaattcaGTCTTTCAAATATCTCATATAACAATGAGATTCTAAACACGAGTAGAGGAAACAactaatttttcttttcctgtaaataaattaattttgttttataaaacattcatttatttttttcttatttttatctcATATTCATTAcaagttttataaaaataaatctatgtTAAAGTTGATATGAAAACACAAAAAAAGAATTGAATTATACTccgagaaaatattttttatataactttttgtGGAAGGGAACCCAATCGCCATAAGTGAATGTTGAAAACTTAAATCCTTAGTGATTAACAGAGTGAAATTTCTTGCAGTGGAGACTCATTTATCCAAATGGCAGGGCAATTTGAGATCTGATTCAGATTTCCTTGCAACAGAAAAGATGAAGTGAGTTCAGATCTGAGTTTCAGTTGATACTGCGATTTGATTTGCGGAGAATAATGGAGTTGGTATCATCGGAATTGGAGGCGGCGCTTCCTCTTCCTCTGGCGTCGGAATCACAGCAACCCTACGTCTCCGAACTCCTATCCTTCACTCTTGATCGCCTTCACAAGGAGCCCGAGCTCCTGCGCGTCGATGCCGACCGCATTCGCCGCCAAATGCAAGAGGTCGCCGTCGCTAATTACCGATCTTTCATTGCCGCCGCCGACGCCTTAATCGCCATTCGCCACGAAGTCTCCTCCATTGACAACCACCTCGAATCTCTCGTACCTTCTCTCTACTCTCCCTTTTCATTTCgtttttttcttgtatttcaCTTTTCTAGCTCTGGTTATATTAAATTCAATCTTTAACCAAGCGGATTTGGTTATTGTTGCAAATGTGATCGTGCTTCGTACACATTCTTTGGGGCATTTCGTTGGGTTGGGATAAAATTAGGTGATTAGGTTCAACTGAGTGTAAAGCGTGTTACTAATAGAATTGGATTGGAAAACTAGAAAACAGGTATAGAAGAATAAGATTTGTATTGAATAGCACTGCTCTTCCTCTATCTGAATCATCATGGTTACAGAACCAAGAGAAAACTTAGAAGCGAGCGAAGCTGAGGGCAATTATGACAGTCCTGAATTTTCTAACGAGCCTCTATTTCAAACTCAATCCCTATTAGTTTGTACTGTGTcaccttttctctctcttttccttCTAATTTGTAAATGACACAACTAGTTAACTTACTATTAATGTTATTACAGTTGAACGGGCCCTGGTTTGTTTATAACAGAAACCAACCCAAGTTCTAATTCCCTGTGCTCACCCGTTGCATAAGTAATCAGGAATAACACTCTGCACCTAAAAATTTCATTGTTCTCTGGGTACAATTCCTGTAATTGGCGACTGATTACCAAGAAATCTTTAAAACCTGAATATCGCCGTGGTGAATAAGAAATTCAGTGACTTAAGAAGGATGATCTCAGATAGCTATGGCACCAGCTTGCTGCACCTTCAATTTTGAATAATTAGACAAAATATGAGTCAGGAGTTTAGGGTTGCAGTGTCTCACCTAGGGCAACATCTCGGGCTgatttaaatattgttaatctTGTTCAAAATCTGGAATGAGCCATAAGATCCAAGGTTCAGCTTCTCATTGATTTTCTTAGCCAATGATCTACATCTATAGGGCTGTATTTTAAGAAAACCCCACTCTCCTAGCTGCTATTCAACATTTCTGCCATGCTTGGTAGTTAGTACCACCCATAGAAATAACCCAGTCCAAACATACCTAAGGATAATCTCTTCCTGGCCAGAGACAATGGTGGCTTGAAAACCTTGTAAACAGACTACTTCTTGAAGGAAAATCTCTGCTACATCTCAGGCAGTAAGTTGGTTTAGTATTACCACGATGTCCTTGCCTTGAGCTTTTGTAATCCCTCAATAAAATCCATGGAAATTAGTAATGATCGCAACACAAGTGTTTCCACAGGAGTTAAGGtatgacttttttttcttctgttctGATAAAGCTTTACTGAGGAAAGCTACTGGGTGATCTTTGTACAGCAAAACAGTTCTGAAACCTTTATCAAATGCATGTAGAACAAAATGTCTTGAGAAATCTGGTCTGTCAAAACTAGATGTGAAGTCATTTCTGCCCAGGGACGACAAATCCAGAAATTATTTAATGAGGTGCTGAAATAAATACAAagttaaataaaagttaaatacaTCATGGACTTTTAGTTATACACtggaacaaaattaaaaattaattaaaagcacttaatgaaaattatttattatcatacAACAGCTACAATATTgttaaagaaatttaaatatgtatgCTGTTGTACAATGACTTTGAAAGCTGAACATTGATTACTATAGTTTAGCAACCAATCTCTTGCtctcatttaaaaatataattgtggCCTAAGTTGTAGACCAAAAAGACATAGTGGAAGCTTTAGTGGCAGGAATCTGTGATTCTGTGCAATCTTCAATAGGGACACTAATCTTGTGTAGTTCACAAACTTGTTTGAGCAGGATATAAAGTGACAGGTGAAAATTCATTTAGAAATTGTAGCTGAATCCAATATTTATTACTTAAATAAGTTTGACAAGTAAGCTATTGGGCTTTGTAAACTGAAGCATGTTTGTTTAACCCAATTCATAAGAGGAGGAGGCCGACATGAACTGGGGGTGGGGGAAGGGGTTTCCAATACCCAGAAAAACATGTAACTGTTGTAAAAAAAGTTAAGGAGGGGCATGGCCCCCACCGCTTCTGTCTCTGGTTCTCCCCATAATGCGTATGACTAATAACTAAATCATTTCTTACTGTAATAACAATTGAGCCTGACCCTGGTCTGTTTGTGGCAGAAACCAACTCTAATCCCGTGTCACCTTATCCCTCTTAACGTACACCTTTTTATTAGATCTGCTATTGGTTTCTTTGACAGACATGTAGAAAGATTAGACAGCTTTCCTGCTGCTTCAATGTGCTATCTTGTTCTCTGTTGTTTAATTTGCCCAGCTTTTGTGATAATACAGTTTCCATCTCCTTGTCATTGtgaatttctattttttcttgtgCGTTTGGTCATAAACATTTTGCATTGAGTATTGATCTCCTCCGTTACAGATAAATGAGATCCCAAAGCTGACATCTGGATGCACTGAATTCATAGAATCTGCTGAGCAGATTTTGGACAAGAGGAAGATGAACCAAACAATGCTAGCTAATCACAGTACTTTGCTTGACTTGCTAGAAATTCCTCAACTCATGGACACGTATGTTAAAAAGGATAGACTATGTTATTATTACACTCCTGGGATTTTCGCGTAGTAGTGTTCTTACATAGTATGATGAGCATTTCCTTCCTCTGTAGAAGCCttgtaaattaattatttttgcaGATGTGTACGCAATGGGAATTATGATGAAGCCCTAGATTTGGAAGCATTTGTTGGCAAACTTTCAACCATGCATCCAAAGTAAGTTTATATGCTTCTTCCATACTGTCTATAAGTAATTTAACTTTGAATAAGATTCTTTTTCTTCCTGTTatgcatatatatatttctGTTCTTGTTACTAAATGTTTTTCATGGGTGCAAAGGTTACCCGTGATTCAAGCATTGGCTGCAGATGTTAGGCTGACTACCCAATCACTTCTTTCTCAGCTTCTACAGAAACTTCGCTCAAATATTCAGGTTTATGCAGTGTTATGATTTAATAGACAAAGAAATCCCACTTGATTCATCTATAAAAATGTTGCTTTTGTAGTTTCTTATTATTACTGTATCTTACTTTGCCAGTTACCTGAATGCCTTCGCATTATCGGATATTTACGGCGAATAGGAGTATTTAGTGAGTACGGAATGCGTTTGCTGGTAAGATGTAATGATTGTACGGTCTTTCTTGCTTGTCTCTTAATTTTCAGTTCGGTTGCATCTCCTTGGTTTCCTTTTTGGCTTTCATTTGACTTggcatttatttatttgtagttCTTAAGATGCCGAGAGGCATGGCTTACTGGTATACTTGAGGATCTGGACCAGGCAAATCCATACGAGTACTTAAAAGGGATGATCAACTGTCACCGAATGCATCTTTTTGATGTTGTTAACCAATATCGAGCAATATTTGCTGACGACACATCAGGAAGTGAGGAAAATTATGATGGTGGGCTTCTTTTTAGCTGGGCAATGCACCAAATTACCTCACACCTAAAAACTTTGAAAATTATGCTTCCAAAGATAACCGAAGGTGGATCTCTGTCAAATATTTTGGATCAGTGCATGGTGGGCTTCTTCTATCTTACTCTGTTGATTTTGAAATTCgaaagaattatgatattgtATAGACTACATAAATTTGAGGCATATTAGATTTCTAGCAGCTTCCCTTCCTGTGGAAAATTAGGTCAAAGGAGAAGAACACTTAAGTTTCTCCTGCCTGCTAGTACTGCTTGACTCATACAACAAGAAGAAATTACATCTAACATTCTTTTATTTGTACTTTTAACAGTACTGTGCCATGGGACTTGGTTGGGTTGGACTAGATTTTCGAGGCTTGCTCCCATCTCTTTTTGAAGAGTAAAACATGCTCCTTTAATGATCTGTTATTATATTAAGCcatatatttaaaacattttttaatatatatgatgGTTTCTTTACAGAGCTGTTCTGAACTTATTCTCCAAAAATATGAGCACTGCAGTAGAGAATTTTCAGGTAATGCTGTGAAGTGTAATTATTTTACATGGCAGTTACTGAGATTGCTTTTATGCATTGATCTTTGGT encodes:
- the LOC137808511 gene encoding conserved oligomeric Golgi complex subunit 8; the protein is MELVSSELEAALPLPLASESQQPYVSELLSFTLDRLHKEPELLRVDADRIRRQMQEVAVANYRSFIAAADALIAIRHEVSSIDNHLESLINEIPKLTSGCTEFIESAEQILDKRKMNQTMLANHSTLLDLLEIPQLMDTCVRNGNYDEALDLEAFVGKLSTMHPKLPVIQALAADVRLTTQSLLSQLLQKLRSNIQLPECLRIIGYLRRIGVFSEYGMRLLFLRCREAWLTGILEDLDQANPYEYLKGMINCHRMHLFDVVNQYRAIFADDTSGSEENYDGGLLFSWAMHQITSHLKTLKIMLPKITEGGSLSNILDQCMYCAMGLGWVGLDFRGLLPSLFEEAVLNLFSKNMSTAVENFQLVLDSHRWVPLPAVGFSGSSVGDENHEDVTPPSNLMEHPPLAVFINGVSAAMNELRPCAPISLKHVLAQELIKGLRAVSDSLLLYNTTRVLRANESGLFLSLCRSLIEVAYPHCATCFGRCYPGGATLVMDAKNVYDGISRLLETSSARELPKPVNSGESKSVAENGEVPKVENGETPDVKESETVNGEEVQAEGPEEGSEEGPTSQKDQEEANLEKPLE
- the LOC137808510 gene encoding F-box protein At2g26160-like; translated protein: MDDKVDWSELPIDLWPKIGKSMENHMDVVRFRSVCESCRSSIPLSLPNSPSFPIQIPQPLNQSIDTFLSQATVFLIEPSLGASNLEPLAPSSKGWLIKVQESKNQSFTLLSPISDKILYPHGTSSPMLWNLLDYRVIELCKSYTIHRQLSAFVSKVVFFPNSPWVDVEDSVACCIFLEGKLGIMKHGDEKWSLLDDENFFYDDVIVFKSQFYVTDKWGTISWVDTSSLKLVQFSPPLCGFGNKKHLVESCGSLYVVDRFYEKPPRRRNYGDVAVVCFKVYKLDEEWGTWVDVKNLGDRAFVLGKSCSFSVSAKDITGYQENCIYFTDIFNVRAYNLEDRSFVAIDFDPCVDKSLCSHSSWLRIG